One Saccharomyces kudriavzevii IFO 1802 strain IFO1802 genome assembly, chromosome: 4 genomic region harbors:
- the KRS1 gene encoding lysine--tRNA ligase KRS1, whose protein sequence is MSQQHDVKAATEGVANLHLDEVTGEMVSKSELKKRIKQRQVEAKKAAKKASAQPKPAPKKKTDLLADLDPSQYFEARSRQIQELKKTHEPNPYPHKFHVSISNPEFLAKYAHLKKGETLPEEKVSIAGRVHAKRESGSKLKFYVLHGDGVELQLMSQLQDYYDPTSYEKDHDLLKRGDIVGVEGYVGRTQPKKGGEGEVSVFVSKVQLLTPCLHMLPADHFGFKDQETRYRKRYLDLIMNKDARNRFITRSEIIRYIRKFLDQRKFIEVETPMMNVIAGGATAKPFITHHNDLDMDMYMRIAPELFLKQLVVGGLDRVYEIGRQFRNEGIDMTHNPEFTTCEFYQAYADVYDLMDMTELMFSEMVKEITGSYIIKYHPDPADPAKELELNFSRPWKRINMIEELEKVFDVKFPAGDQLHTAETGEFLKKVLADNKLDCPPPLTNARMLDKLVGELEDICINPTFIFGHPQMMSPLAKYSRDQPGLCERFEVFVATKEICNAYTELNDPFDQRARFEEQARQKDQGDDEAQLVDETFCNALEYGLPPTGGWGCGIDRLAMFLTDSNTIREVLLFPTLKPDVLRDEVKKEEEQN, encoded by the coding sequence ATGTCCCAACAACATGATGTCAAGGCCGCCACTGAAGGTGTCGCCAACCTACACCTCGATGAAGTTACAGGGGAAATGGTCTCCAAATCTGAATTGAAGAAGCGTATCAAACAAAGACAAGTTGAAGCCAAAAAAGCTGCCAAGAAGGCTTCTGCCCAACCAAAACCAGCTCctaagaagaaaactgatTTGCTAGCCGATTTGGATCCATCACAATATTTCGAAGCTAGATCTCGTCAGATccaagaattgaagaagaccCATGAACCAAACCCATATCCTCACAAATTCCACGTTTCCATTTCTAATCCCGAATTTTTAGCCAAATACGctcatttgaaaaaaggtgAAACTTTacctgaagaaaaggtttCCATTGCTGGGAGAGTTCACGCTAAAAGAGAGTCGGGttccaaattgaaattCTACGTCCTCCACGGTGATGGTGTTGAACTTCAATTGATGTCTCAATTGCAAGATTACTACGACCCTACCTCCTACGAAAAGGACCACGACCTATTGAAAAGAGGTGATATCGTTGGTGTCGAAGGTTATGTTGGAAGAACTCAACCAAAGAAAGGTGGTGAAGGTGAAGTATCTGTTTTTGTTAGCAAAGTGCAACTGTTGACACCATGTTTGCATATGTTGCCTGCCGACCATTTCGGATTCAAAGACCAAGAAACCAGATACAGAAAGCGTTATCTGGACTTGATCATGAACAAGGATGCTAGAAACCGTTTCATCACTCGTTCTGAAATTATCCGTTACATCAGAAAATTCTTGGACCAAAGAAAGTTTATAGAAGTGGAGACTCCAATGATGAACGTTATTGCCGGTGGCGCCACCGCCAAACCATTTATTACCCATCACAATGATCTTGATATGGACATGTACATGAGAATTGCTCCAGagttatttttgaaacagtTAGTCGTTGGTGGTTTGGACCGTGTTTATGAAATTGGTAGACAATTCAGAAATGAAGGTATTGATATGACACATAACCCAGAATTCACTACTTGTGAGTTTTACCAAGCGTATGCCGATGTTTATGATTTGATGGACATGACTGAGTTGATGTTCTCAGAAAtggtcaaagaaattactGGTTCTTACATCATCAAATACCATCCAGACCCGGCTGATCCAGCTAAAGAGTTAGAGTTGAACTTTTCTAGACCATGGAAGAGAATTAACATGATTGAAGAACTGGAAAAGGTATTTGATGTCAAATTCCCAGCTGGTGATCAATTGCACACCGCCGAAACGggtgaatttttgaagaaggttcTTGCCGACAACAAATTGGACTGTCCACCTCCGCTAACTAATGCTCGTATGTTGGACAAGCTTGTTGGTGAATTAGAAGATATATGTATCAATCCAACTTTCATCTTCGGTCACCCTCAAATGATGTCTCCATTGGCCAAGTACTCAAGGGATCAGCCAGGTTTATGTGAACGTTTTGAAGTCTTTGTTGCTACAAAGGAAATTTGTAACGCCTATACCGAGTTGAACGATCCATTCGACCAGAGAGCAcgttttgaagaacaagcaAGACAAAAGGATCaaggtgatgatgaagctCAATTAGTCGATGAAACCTTCTGTAATGCCTTGGAATACGGTTTACCACCGACCGGTGGTTGGGGTTGTGGTATTGATAGATTGGCAATGTTCTTAACTGACTCCAACACGATTAGAGAGGTCCTGTTGTTCCCAACTTTGAAACCTGATGTTTTGAGAGATGAAgttaaaaaagaagaggaacAAAATTAA
- the SKDI04G2710 gene encoding uncharacterized protein (similar to Saccharomyces cerevisiae ENA1 (YDR040C); ancestral locus Anc_3.276), with product MSEGTVKENNNADFNAYHTLTAEEAAEFIGTSLTEGLTQDECVQRIKTVGENTLGDDTKIDYKAMILHQVCNAMIMVLLISMVISFAMHDWITGGVISFVVGVNVGIGLVQEYKATKTMNSLKNLSSPSAHVIRNGESENINSKNVVPGDICLVKVGDTIPADLRLIETKNFDTDESLLTGESLPVSKDATLVFGKDEETSVGDRLNLAFSSSTVVKGRAKGIVIKTALNSEIGKIAKSLQGGAGLVSHDPSKSCLQNAWISAKNITGAFLGTNVGTPLHRKLSKLAVLLFWIAVLFAIIVMASQKFNVDKGVAIYAICVALSMIPSSLVVVLTITMSVGAAVMVSRNVIVRKLDSLEALGAVNDICSDKTGTLTQGKMLARQIWIPCFGTITISNSSNPFDPNEGDVNLIPRLSPYEYSHNEDGDVGILQNFKERLYEKDLPKDIDMELFQNWLETATLANIATVFKDDATDTWKAHGDPTEIAIQVFATKMDLPRNALTGEKSTNQSDGVDQPLVLHNEKTGNAQFEHIAEFPFDSTVKRMSSVYLNNYKETYNVYGKGAFESIISCCSSWYGEDGAKIVPLTDYDIETIRKNVYSLSNEGLRVLGFASKSYTKDQLSDGQLATITSNRNAAETDLVFLGLIGIYDPPRNETAGAVKKFHQAGINVHMLTGDFVGTAKAIAQEVGILPINLYHYPQEIVDSMVMTGSQFDGLSEKEVDDLPVLPLVIARCSPQTKVRMIEALHRRKKFCAMTGDGVNDSPSLKLANVGIAMGINGSDVSKEASDIVLSDDNFASILNAVEEGRRMTDNIQKFVLQLLAENVAQALYLIIGLVFRDEHGKSVFPLSPVEVLWIIVVTSCFPAMGLGLEKAAPDLMDRPPNDSEVGIFTWEVIIDTFAYGFLMAGSCMAAFTGSLYGINKGGLGHNCDGSYSDSCRDVYRSRSAAFATMTWCALILAWEVVDMRRSFFRMHPDTDSPVKEFFKGIWGNQFLFWSIMFGFVSAFPVVYIPVINDKVFLHKPIGAEWGLAIAFTIAFWIGAELYKCGKRRYFKTQRAHNPESDLERNNKRDPFEAYSTCTTIQTEVNIGIKQ from the coding sequence ATGAGTGAAGGAACAgttaaagaaaacaataatgcGGACTTCAATGCTTACCACACGCTTACTGCAGAAGAAGCGGCTGAATTCATAGGCACAAGTCTAACTGAAGGTCTCACTCAAGATGAATGCGTTCAGAGAATTAAAACAGTGGGTGAGAATACGTTGGGTGATGATACCAAGATTGACTATAAGGCAATGATCCTTCATCAGGTTTGCAATGCCATGATTATGGTCCTGCTAATATCCATGGTCATCTCTTTTGCCATGCACGACTGGATTACTGGTGGTgttatttcttttgttgtCGGGGTTAACGTCGGTATCGGTCTAGTTCAAGAATATAAGGCTACAAAAACGATGAACTCCTTGAAAAACCTGAGCTCCCCTAGTGCTCATGTTATCCGAAATGGCGAGAGTGAAAACATAAACTCAAAAAATGTCGTTCCAGGTGATATTTGTCTCGTTAAGGTTGGTGACACCATTCCTGCTGATTTACGTTTGATTGAAactaaaaattttgatactGATGAATCTTTGTTGACAGGTGAGTCCTTACCAGTCTCTAAAGATGCTACTTTAGTTTTCGGCAAGGATGAAGAAACCTCCGTAGGTGATCGTTTGAATTTGGCGTTCTCTTCATCTACTGTTGTTAAGGGAAGAGCTAAAGGTATTGTCATCAAGACAGCTTTGAACAGTGAAATTGGTAAAATCGCAAAATCCTTGCAAGGTGGCGCAGGTCTTGTTTCTCATGATCCCAGTAAATCGTGCTTACAGAATGCATGGATATCCGCAAAGAATATTACCGGGGCATTTTTAGGTACGAATGTTGGCACACCCTTGCATAGAAAACTATCCAAACTGGCAGTACTTCTTTTTTGGATTGCGGTACTTTTCGCAATCATTGTGATGGCTTCTCAAAAGTTCAATGTGGATAAGGGTGTAGCTATATATGCCATCTGCGTTGCCCTATCTATGATACCCTCGTCATTAGTCGTTGTCTTGACCATCACCATGTCCGTTGGGGCAGCCGTTATGGTGTCTAGAAATGTTATTGTGAGAAAATTGGATTCCTTGGAAGCTTTAGGTGCCGTTAATGACATCTGTTCTGATAAGACCGGTACTCTTACACAGGGCAAAATGCTAGCAAGACAAATTTGGATTCCTTGCTTTGGTACTATAACTATCTCAAACTCCAGCAATCCCTTTGATCCTAATGAAGGTGATGTAAATCTGATTCCAAGGCTGTCACCTTATGAATACTCTCACAATGAAGATGGTGACGTTGGaatccttcaaaattttaagGAACGCCTGTATGAAAAGGACTTACCAAAAGACATTGACATGGAGCTATTCCAAAATTGGCTTGAAACCGCCACTTTGGCCAACATCGCAACCGTCTTCAAAGATGACGCAACAGATACCTGGAAGGCACATGGTGATCCTACGGAAATTGCAATTCAAGTATTCGCTACCAAGATGGACTTACCGCGTAATGCCCTTACCGGAGAAAAATCAACTAATCAAAGCGATGGGGTTGATCAACCCTTAGTTTTACACAACGAGAAAACTGGTAATGCCCAATTCGAACATATTGCTGAATTTCCGTTTGATTCGACTGTAAAGAGAATGTCTTCTGTCTATCTCAATAATTATAAGGAAACCTACAACGTTTACGGTAAAGGTGCTTTCGAAAGCATTATCAGCTGCTGTAGCTCCTGGTACGGTGAGGATGGAGCAAAAATTGTACCATTAACAGATTATGATATTGAGACCATAAGGAAAAATGTTTATAGTTTATCCAATGAAGGTTTAAGAGTTCTAGGTTTTGCTTCCAAATCTTACACCAAAGATCAATTAAGTGATGGTCAATTAGCAACTATCACTTCGAACAGAAATGCTGCAGAGACTGACCTTGTGTTTTTGGGTTTAATTGGTATCTACGATCCACCAAGAAATGAGACTGCTGGTGCTGTGAAAAAGTTCCATCAAGCAGGTATCAATGTTCATATGTTGACGGGTGACTTTGTCGGTACAGCTAAAGCTATTGCCCAAGAAGTTGGTATTTTACCCATAAATTTGTACCATTATCCTCAAGAGATTGTCGACAGTATGGTCATGACAGGATCTCAATTTGACGGATTAAGTGAAAAGGAAGTGGATGATTTGCCTGTTCTACCCCTAGTTATTGCACGCTGCTCTCCTCAAACTAAAGTTAGAATGATCGAAGCCTTACACCGCaggaagaaattttgtGCAATGACAGGTGATGGTGTTAACGATTCCCCATCATTGAAATTGGCAAATGTTGGTATCGCAATGGGTATCAATGGTTCAGATGTCTCCAAAGAGGCATCTGATATTGTTTTGAGTGATGATAATTTTGCTTCCATTTTAAATGCTGTCGAAGAAGGTCGTAGAATGACAGATAATATTCAGAAATTTGTTTTACAACTGTTGGCAGAGAATGTTGCGCAGGCATTGTATCTGATCATAGGTTTGGTATTCAGAGATGAACACGGTAAGTCAGTATTTCCCTTGTCTCCAGTGGAAGTACTATGGATTATTGTTGTCACGTCCTGTTTCCCCGCAATGGGACTTGGTTTAGAGAAGGCAGCTCCAGATTTGATGGATAGGCCTCCTAATGATTCAGAAGTTGGTATTTTTACATGGGAAGTCATTATCGACACGTTTGCATATGGATTTTTAATGGCAGGATCTTGTATGGCTGCGTTCACAGGATCTCTTTATGGAATAAATAAGGGTGGACTGGGCCATAATTGTGACGGATCCTATAGTGATAGTTGTCGTGATGTTTATAGATCGCGTTCGGCAGCTTTCGCGACTATGACATGGTGTGCTTTAATTTTGGCCTGGGAAGTGGTTGATATGAGAAGATCATTTTTTAGAATGCATCCAGATACTGATAGCCCGgtcaaagaattttttaagGGCATTTGGGGGAACCAGTTTTTATTCTGGTCGATTATGTTTGGGTTTGTCTCAGCTTTCCCAGTCGTTTACATTCCAGTCATTAATGATAAAGTATTTTTGCATAAACCGATTGGTGCTGAATGGGGCCTCGCCATTGCGTTCACGATAGCATTCTGGATAGGAGCTGAACTTTACAAGTGTGGAAAGAGACGCTATTTTAAGACCCAAAGGGCCCATAACCCAGAAAGTGATTTGGAGCGTAACAATAAGCGCGATCCATTTGAAGCCTACAGCACATGCACAACGATTCAGACTGAAGTCAATATCGGTATCAAGCAATAA
- the RSM10 gene encoding mitochondrial 37S ribosomal protein uS10m (similar to Saccharomyces cerevisiae RSM10 (YDR041W); ancestral locus Anc_3.278): protein MLRSTFTLRSFVRTQSTHPYPVNVEAVYHAPLKLPIKYGDLVADIQLRSYDNENMDFYSDFILRTGYYLGIPLTGPKPLPTRRERWTVIKSPFVHAKSKENFERHTHKRLIRAWDANPEVLQLLISYITKHSIAGVGMKCNFFERSEISRNFGSDTNDVQRSLSNVNQLYSLGNDEKVQDSAVGEKVLELLNSPDFQKHLEKK, encoded by the coding sequence ATGCTTAGAAGTACGTTTACGTTAAGATCGTTCGTCAGGACACAGTCAACGCATCCGTATCCTGTTAATGTAGAGGCAGTGTACCACGCTCCTTTAAAACTGCCTATCAAGTACGGTGATTTAGTTGCGGACATTCAATTAAGATCGTATGACAATGAAAACATGGATTTCTACTCAGACTTCATATTGAGGACGGGCTACTATTTGGGTATCCCGTTGACTGGACCCAAACCTTTACCCACAAGAAGAGAGCGCTGGACAGTCATAAAATCACCGTTCGTTCACGCTAAATCTAAagagaattttgaaagacaCACTCATAAGCGGCTCATCAGGGCCTGGGATGCGAATCCGGAAGTACTGCAGTTGCTAATATCTTACATTACAAAGCATTCCATAGCAGGCGTCGGAATGAAATGTAATTTTTTCGAAAGATCAGAAATATCACGGAACTTTGGTTCGGACACCAATGACGTTCAACGGTCACTGAGCAACGTCAATCAATTATATTCCTTAGGTAACgatgaaaaagttcaagaTAGTGCTGTTGGAGAAAAAGTGCTTGAACTTTTGAATAGTCCAGATTTTCAGAAACATCTAGAAAAGAAGTAG
- the SKDI04G2730 gene encoding uncharacterized protein (similar to Saccharomyces cerevisiae YDR042C): MEQILYNQSFKIPTISTFQGLTFLRVLILSIFQQLLFNPIIQLLETRAPIIESDLAALFRNDWSKQQHFFNVSQDSVNVTKNLFILLFTIFRLAAYLIYKLSDQNYRLWNSLDLQHLRWNRKGNTNKKRTLSIGKAYLPRTNILPISVSNVLGNRFVGLSSGKSTKCFQKAECLNNNNIKRYPVPETKAANTLLWQRQRTY; the protein is encoded by the coding sequence ATGGAGCAAATATTATATAatcaaagtttcaaaattccCACTATTTCCACTTTTCAAGGATTGACTTTTCTAAGAGTTCtcattctttctattttcCAACAGCTGCTTTTTAACCCAATCATACAGTTACTTGAAACAAGAGCTCCAATAATCGAATCCGATTTAGCTGCCTTGTTCAGAAATGATTGGAGCAAACAAcaacatttttttaatgttaGCCAAGATTCCGTAAACGTCACCAAGAACTTATTCATATTGCtctttaccattttcagATTAGCGGCATATCTTATATATAAGCTTTCAGACCAAAATTACCGGTTGTGGAATTCCTTGGATCTTCAGCACCTAAGATGGAATAGAAAGGGAAAtacaaacaaaaagagGACGCTTTCTATTGGCAAAGCATATCTACCAAGAACGAATATACTGCCAATCTCAGTGAGTAATGTTTTGGGAAATAGATTTGTAGGCCTATCATCCGGCAAATCCACGAAATGCTTTCAGAAAGCGGAGTGTCtgaacaataacaatattAAACGGTATCCCGTGCCGGAAACTAAAGCGGCAAACACACTTTTATGGCAGAGGCAACGCACGTATTAG
- the NRG1 gene encoding transcriptional regulator NRG1 (similar to Saccharomyces cerevisiae NRG2 (YBR066C) and NRG1 (YDR043C); ancestral locus Anc_3.281): protein MFYPYSYSNSNVSAMPLLPGISAFDRIPDEENVEVNAERKYQTLLPVLTNSHVVENELKHKLNKTAFDFQYETKSEDGSENLEPKYLITPNLQMRSVSFDNSSIQYNSDSSDKSPLSQLNCNSSLIRQTDNGMISNDEYSKLTKSRYSLKTRKQRTDPRNTLSDEEDLEQRRKYICKICARGFTTSGHLARHNRIHTGEKNHCCPYKGCTQRFSRHDNCLQHYRTHLKKGQ from the coding sequence ATGTTCTATCCATATAGTTATAGCAACTCCAACGTTTCTGCGATGCCTCTGCTGCCGGGAATCTCTGCATTTGATAGAATTCCGgacgaagaaaatgttgagGTAAAtgcagaaagaaaataccagACGCTCCTGCCTGTTCTAACCAATTCCCATGTGGTAGAGAATGAATTAAAGCACAAGTTAAACAAGACGgcttttgattttcaatatgAAACTAAATCAGAAGACGGTTCTGAAAACTTGGAACCAAAATACTTAATAACGCCGAATTTACAGATGAGAAGCGTCTCCTTCGATAATTCATCAATACAATATAATTCAGACTCGTCAGACAAAAGCCCTCTATCTCAACTGAACTGCAATTCATCGCTAATACGGCAAACCGATAATGGAATGATTTCTAACGATGAATATAGTAAGTTGACGAAGAGTAGGTACTCTTTGAAAACGCGAAAGCAAAGGACAGATCCAAGAAACACATTATCAGATGAGGAAGACCTCGAGCAAAGACGCAAATATATTTGCAAAATTTGCGCGAGAGGATTCACCACATCAGGTCATCTAGCAAGACATAATAGAATTCATACTGGCGAAAAGAATCATTGTTGTCCGTATAAGGGCTGCACTCAAAGATTTAGTCGACATGACAATTGTTTACAGCATTATAGAACGCATTTAAAAAAGGGACAATAA